CTGCCGATGGTCGTCGCGGGGGGGTTGCTGATCGCGCTGTCGTTTGTCTTCGGTATCAACGCCGCCGAAGAGGAAGGCTCGCTGGCCGCCGCGCTGATGACAATCGGCGGCGGCACCGCCTTCGCGCTGATGATTCCGGTACTCGCGGGGTATATCGCCTACTCGATTGCCGACCGCCCCGGTATCGCACCGGGCATGATTGGCGGCATGCTGGCAGCCGATATTGGCTCCGGCTTTATCGGCGGTATTCTGGCCGGCTTCCTGGCCGGTTACGTGGCCCTGGCGGTTACCCGCTACGTAAAGCTGCCTTCGAGCATCGAATCGCTTAAACCGATTCTGATCATTCCGCTGATCGCAAGCCTGGTGACCGGCCTGGTGATGATCTACATCGTGGGCGAGCCGGTGGCGGGTATTCTTACCGCGCTGACCAACTTCCTCGAGACCATGGGCTCCACTAACGCCGTACTGCTGGGCATTCTGCTGGGCGCCATGATGTGTTTCGACCTGGGTGGCCCGGTCAATAAAGCCGCCTACACCTTTGGCGTGGGGCTGCTGGCGTCTGAAACCTACGGCCCCATGGCCGCGATCATGGCCGCGGGCATGGTTCCTGCCATCGGCATGGGCATCGCCAGCTTTGTGGCCCGCAACAAGTTCTCGGCGCCCGAGCGCGAAGCCGGCAAGGCGTCGTTTGTGCTGGGCATGTGTTTTATCAGCGAAGGCGCTATTCCGTTCGCTGCCAAAGACCCGTTGCGTGTGATCCCTGCCTGTATGCTGGGCGGTGCCGTTACCGGCGCGATCTCCATGCTGGTAGGCGCTAAACTGATGGCACCTCACGGCGGCATTTTTGTCCTGCTGATCCCCAATGCCATTACCCCCGTGCTGCTCTACCTGGGCGCGATCGTGATCGGCTCGCTGATTACCGGCCTGAGCTATGCCATGATCAAACGCGGCGCTACCCAAGTGGCCATTGCCAGCTAAACAGACATCAGGCGGGCCACGGCCCGCCTTACATTAGACGTATTATTGGTTTTATTACCATTAAACGTGCTTTTGTTTGCGATGGTTTGCCACAGCGCGCGTTTTATGTAGTATTTTTACACACATAACATCAAGGCAACTCGCCACCCACAACAACGGACACCGCTATGTTTCAGCTAACCCGCAGTGTGACGTGGCAGGCACTCGAACGCCTGCGCGACAAAA
This window of the Halomonas sp. SH5A2 genome carries:
- a CDS encoding PTS fructose-like transporter subunit IIB, with the translated sequence MNLILITACPSGMATTFLAAKRLEQAAERQGWHVHVEMHGELAPLQAATAEQIANADLIVVAADHVPAPERFEGKRLYHAPIADALPDPSGFLTTAKRDAPLYQAPANTPAARSAAPTAAEGQKIVAVTACPTGVAHTFMAAEALAEAGKAMGHAIRVETQGSVGAQDQLTEKEIADADVVVLACDIDVDPTRFAGKRIYRTSTGNALKKPRPTLEAALAHASVEDGSQPSNTSESKSAKEKGVYKHLLTGVSFMLPMVVAGGLLIALSFVFGINAAEEEGSLAAALMTIGGGTAFALMIPVLAGYIAYSIADRPGIAPGMIGGMLAADIGSGFIGGILAGFLAGYVALAVTRYVKLPSSIESLKPILIIPLIASLVTGLVMIYIVGEPVAGILTALTNFLETMGSTNAVLLGILLGAMMCFDLGGPVNKAAYTFGVGLLASETYGPMAAIMAAGMVPAIGMGIASFVARNKFSAPEREAGKASFVLGMCFISEGAIPFAAKDPLRVIPACMLGGAVTGAISMLVGAKLMAPHGGIFVLLIPNAITPVLLYLGAIVIGSLITGLSYAMIKRGATQVAIAS